A single region of the Chrysoperla carnea chromosome 5, inChrCarn1.1, whole genome shotgun sequence genome encodes:
- the LOC123300740 gene encoding uncharacterized protein LOC123300740 yields MEFGYTTVTFIVLIICITFRSVISVKCSDKLAPPKPVYSNLYQQNITLELDAMYDSIRFEIQFTDEIKFLQSPWGIVNSTDSKTFQLDIYSNYLSIIISNSATYIPIFLRYNNENIHPEIKRLILNGKILCSDNDDLVENGSSEEGTYWSLPFFIYPPIPQLAGKKNLSYDDIPNEPMNNSNPNEDSDEKHNSSEHKLSSENHSIYIRYEDSDEQEGPSKENPLSKENSDYRRFENFDEKDESVEQNPSEKEHIIYSRYEDPDEKEESSKENSFSKEKLVARGYEDPDEKDNLFEQASPEKEHFIYSRYEDPDKQEKSTTQIPLSEENSVDRRNEDPDAKEESFKQTPPEKENFIFSRYEDPDEQE; encoded by the exons ATGGAGTTTGGTTACACAACTGTGACtttcattgttttaataatatgtattactTTTAGATCAGTTATAAGTGTAAAATGTTCTGACAAATTAGCACCACCTAAACCAGTGTACAGtaatttatatcaacaaaatattaCGCTCGAATTAGATGCGATGTATGATTCAATTCgatttgaaattcaatttactgacgaaattaaatttttacag AGCCCATGGGGTATAGTTAACTCAACTGATTCCAAAACATTTCAGTTAGATATTTATAGTAATTATCTAAGTATTATAATATCGAATTCGGCAACATATATCCCAATATTTCTACGatataataacgaaaatatacatCCTGAAATTAAAAGGCTTATtctaaatggaaaaatattgtGTTCAGACAATGATGATTTAGTTGAAAATgg GAGCTCCGAAGAGGGAACATATTGGAGCCtgccattttttatttatcc tCCCATACCTCAATTAGcgggaaagaaaaatttatcatacGATGACATACCAAATGAGCCGATGAATAATAGCAATCCTAATGAAGATTCCGATGAAAAACACAATTCGTCTGAGCATAAGTTATCATCGGAAAATCATTCCATTTATATTCGATACGAAGACTCGGATGAACAAGAGGGACCATCTAAAGAAAATCCATTGTCGAAAGAAAACTCAGACTATAgacgttttgaaaattttgatgaaaaagatGAATCGGTTGAACAAAATCCATCAGAGAAAGAACACATTATCTATAGTCGTTACGAAGATCCTGATGAAAAAGAGGAATCATCAAAAGAAAACTCATTTTCTAAAGAAAAGCTTGTCGCAAGAGGTTATGAAGATCCTGatgaaaaagataatttgtTCGAGCAAGCGTCACCTGAGAAAGAACACTTCATCTATAGTCGTTACGAAGACCCCGATAAACAAGAGAAGTCTACTACACAAATTCCATTATCGGAAGAAAATTCTGTCGACAGACGCAACGAAGATCCTGACGCAAAAGAGGAATCGTTCAAACAAACGCCACCAGAGAAAGAAAACTTCATCTTTAGTCGTTACGAAGATCCTGATGAACAAGAGTGA